The segment AATTAAGAAACTGACTATGGTCTAACCAGGAAGTAGCTAGGAACCCAACCTTGACAAACTTGGCTGCTTTTCATCTCATTTGAATTCTTAAAGATAGAtatgattaataaattaagCAGACCTTAATTCTAAATACTAAACATTTTGAAAGACAACTAGCTAGGGTcatattgaataattaaattagttttataGGTCtctatgttgttgttgttgtttttttaaattcaagtggccaataattaatttaattcttataaTCACAGCACATAATTTGATTTAAGAAACGTTCCTATTTTACTACTAGTTAATTCTATATATGAAACTTAAATTCTAAGAATAATTATCTCTTACATGAAGGAGATTGATTTTGACTTGGAAGTGGCCTACCACATAAATGAGAAAGGCCAACTTGGTAGTAGTTGGTAAGCATGAGGACAATAATAACAAGTGTCCATTAACGCCTCTCTCAGCTAAGAGTGATGAATTATTGctcaacatttttattttattcctatTGCATGCATGAAACAATTAAATAGATTCCTATTTCATGACCTACTGGTTGCCACTTTGAATATACAAAATAGTATGTGTGTGTGAGAGATTGAAGTCCAAGCTAGTCCTGCTCTCCTGTCCCTTGAATTAATTCACGCCTACTAAACTATTCGAATTCTAATTATAATACTTCCACCTCCTAATACCCCAATTATCGATATCTCATAagaaaaaacaacatttttgactttttttattttctccatttcaaattatatatttcacCACTAGAAACCAGAAAATTAGCTACATAATTTGTTGGTAGAACTTATAGCTATATAGATTATAGCTAGTTAAATGAATTTTCTTATAATCTGAAGCTAAATTGAATTAGCATGagattttgtttttgttcttgtttAGCTACGAAATCTCTAATTCCTTGTTTTCTATTAGTCTTAGTTTAATAAATTTTCCCAAAATTATGGAGCTCAATTTTGTCTCTTAGCGTAAAATCATTAGAGAGAACAAAACGTTTTTTCTATGTCAATCACCATTCTAAAAATCAAAATgagttaatataaaataatgtttctaattaattatttgtatatatatatatagtcctctccaaaaaaaaaagtgataataTATAGTAGGAAAATTAGGTCAGCGAGGATAGCAACTACGTACTACTATCATAAAGTAAAGAATATGAGTAGTATTTTTTTAtggaatcataaataaatatgtgtgcAGAAAACTTGAAATAAATTTACAACAAAAAGTTCATCGAAAAAAATGGAGGTAAAAACTTGCATCTGATAATGTGATTAACTTAGTCCAATTAACAAGGTTGTAGATAGAGAGTTAtccactaaaaaattaaaataagaaccAAGGAAATAATCTCTTATGCCAATTACTTACCATGATCTATTAAAACTAAACTGTCTTGTATTATTCTTACATACCTTGTGCTATTTTTACTGATCTtctgtcaaaaaaaaataatcataatctaGTTTCTTTTAATTATCTCTATCGAGTTTCATCGGAGTTGACCATATTTTACCCAAAAGGATAAGGTGTTGGCCATAAAGTTGATGCGAAATATGGtatactaaaataattaaagtggTTTCTTACCTAGCTCCCATTTAGTGATTATCTTTTACCAAATTATATCATAGTGGATGAGAACGAATTTAATATTtgacatagatatatatatatacacacacactatTAGAAAGTGTTGTGAGAAAGGTAGGTGAAAGCTAAGCCCGTATGCTTAGTTGGAAAatgaaattacaataataaGAAAGTCAAAAGAAATTAATGGTGGTGTGAAAATGTGAACTGTTTCAGAAAGAGACAATTCTAGAGTTACCTATGAATATTCTTGATAAGAAATTAAGGGAAGTTATGTGGttttataatagtaaaaattattttatttatttttaattaaagatcttaaatttaaaatatttatcaataaaattccctcaaattaaaaatatctatcaataaatattttttgcgCATGTTAAAATTTCTATACAAGTCTAATTAAATTAACCAGACAAGTCATTTTAACATCCATTTTTAAACTGTGTCTTTTGGTTTTGATTGCCAAACCAAAATGGAAAGGTAATTGCGAAAAGATAAAAGCAGAATCTATGTAAGGTTCAAAATATGTCACAACGGACAAATTGGTTATAAACATAAACTTTTTTGAATATACGGAACATGtccaatcataaaaataaatataggtaTAAAATTAcctttacatatatatatattacgtaatttttaaaatttacagtGACCACTTCAGTTctcctttaaaatttgaataaacaaTCTGAGAAGTAAAGTCAAATTTTAAAGTTcacgatttaagatttttttgcCTTTTTAAAATTGCTAGGTTTAAATTGAGAATATATACATACTAAAAAGAATTTcgtaagataaataaataaatttaaaatttgaataaaaaattactcGGTCAAATTCATATGACTACCACATACATGTGACGTCTGGAGCTATTTTTATACGACGAGTTCATCCGAATTTCATTTaacgaaaaattatatataataaatattttgaatcccTGAAAATTATGGTTCTGATGACGTCAGTTTGTTAGCCGCCACGTAAAGCCAACAAAGActcaccaaaaataaaataataaaaagaagtgTTGTGAGTGCAGGTCGCATTCGTATAGTTGAAAGTCGCAAAAGGAaagatgattatttttatttattatatataatagtcGTGTGAAATGTTGACGAGTGCTCAAAGGAAACGACAATTCTGCAATGAATTCTGATaacatgcattattttccaaGGGAAGATGAAAAAAAACGTACGCTGAGTCGAACTAAGATTTTGAAAGCCCATATATAGgcaatgaagaaattcaattatttaCCTACTATACCTTTTGATGTCGGATAATATATTggcaaattaaaagaaaaattatattctgacttgatattaaatttaaaaaatgtaaaagtcttgattaaatttttttatttttcgaccCTTGCCCAAACTTGAACATTTAGAGGGTGGATATTTTAATTTGGACCCAAACATCAGGTGAAATGAATAATGATATCAATATCATGTAAAGTTAGTTCTTGGACCTAATTCAAAAACTAGTTCAAAcagaaaaaaattctcaaatcgAAGATTACACGTCTCATTAaccactaaatttttttattctttaaccatttgaaatttttttcgaATTAACGATTACACATCTCATTCATCGTAAAACTTTTCCATTCTTTGATTTCACTCCAATAGCCTTTGATTCAAGAAAAAACATTTGAATGcatgttgaaaaaaaatttacgagagtaagaaaaactataaaataaaataaaattgtagtataaaaaatatgtcaaaagcACGAAAGTTTACTACTATATAATGATGTaaatataatgatataaattcAGGAAATGATAGAAAACAGTGTTCTAAAATCACAACGGTCTGtgaaaaatttcacaaatataaGCTTAAAAAGAGCAAAGTAATTTCAACTAGTAAATCAAACCAATTATTACGgtgtaaataaatttttaaaatcgcTTGCAAATTAGGGATGTCCATAATCAAATTGATTTGgactttttaaatatcaaagtaaattacttgtatcaaatttttaaatttataaatcaaatcaaattgtaAAACTCAACTTTATTCGAGTTCTTAAACCTCAATTTTTTTGGGGGTTTTTCAATACCAAATTTCAAATCATTGTCGAACTTTGAAATCAAACAAAATGAGTAACCCTCGGATTTTTTTCGGATTTTTCCGGGAAAGTATTCACactaacatataattaatttgtactccacatatttttttggtccaataaaaatataactatcTAAGAcgttcttaaaaaaataaaacaaaatatgaaatgaGTGATGAcactaatatattcaataaaaaataataatgaaatcatataaaataaatattgcaaattgataagtcataatgaaaatgatcacaatttaaaagtattaaatcATGCCAAAAATAAGTCTAATAAGTTTTAATTACATTAACAAAGAAATCTTCAAATTTggttatgtattttaaatatttaaaccattgtaaaaaaaaataaaaaatattcaacattattgtcattcttaatattgaatttttatttttgttagcaTTAACAttgatttgatttcaaattgAGCTTTATTAGAGTTAAtgatatttatgaattataattttattggaccattcaaaattaaatttcaaaacacttgaaaaaatatgttaaaatataaatataaaaatgtgtaagtaatatttagaaaatacatcatacttttataaataaaatattaaaaattatatatataatatcgtGTTGATTTGATTTCcgattgaatttttaaaattaaattaaaccaactcaagtaaaatagtttttatttcCAATACCCAACcattcctcaatttttttttccatatttaattcaatttacgatttaatttaatttttgattcgACTTTGAAAGCCATCAATGTAATGCTTTAGTAGGAGTTGCTCAATGCTCATTTTCTCCCCGATAATagactagagagtagttttcatGGGCTTTAGTTGGGGGCTTTTAGGCCCAAATCGGGTTAGCGGGGAGTTGAGATAATTAAAGGGAGAGCGTATATAGTATAGCTATGTGGATTATGTGATGAACACCACCCACAAAGGCTTATCTGTGTGTGTGGGTGCATTTACATAACGGCAAATTTGTAACGAACAACACACTCAGGCCATGACAAGCCTCAACTTTCCTAAGACTGGCCATGGCAGGGACTCTATACTCCTCTTTCCTACTTCATGCTTCCAATCAAAACCTTTTCTTCCTTCATCCAAAggtaatctcttttttttttcttctacttaACGTattagtacaattttttttttgagtctATTACACTAGGTTTCTCTATAGCTGTAATTAGGAGTGTTTATGGGTTTGATGGTATGGGATTAACTATTGGAGTAGTAATTTTGTACTTTTTCATGGATAACCGATAGCTATCGTGACGTTTTAAAGTGCCTTTAGAACTAATTGCATGTATTTTCACTACTTCATCATTAGTGCCGCATTCACTTGTTTCTTATTTGATTGGAGTTTTAGACTGCGATCAATGTCACCAACTAGAATTGAATTACTGGGTCTATCTTGTTCAGTGCAATGAAAGAGTGAGAATGGTTCCactgttttcttttttactaGGCCAACTAGCCTACACCGGCTACACACCAACACAAGTACCGTCTAACTTTATCGACCAAAGTTTAGgcaaaagagaagaaattaCTTGCGTTAGATCTCTGATGGAATTTGAACCTAGTCTCCAACACTTGCACACGCTGCATTGACCACTAAATCACACCCTTCAGTGCGAACTATTTCTTCATTTCCCCAATgaatagaaattttaaattctaattgATCAATCATACTATGTCAGTTATGTTGGATACTATTATATTTGGAAATGCCACTTGATACTTTATCCACACTGTTTTGGACCAAACTAGTACGTCAGGATTTTGGTATCTAAATTTCtgaaatcaaaatcaatcaagtgaactttttaTACTGCAGTTGGTTTAGATGCTTTTAGGATTCTTAATCCGTCtttaatgattaaatataaCTCATGAAGTAATTCCTTTCAAACTGTTAAGTCTTGTTTGGAGTAATCAGGTTCCTCATTCACTCTTATGTTTTGCCCATTTTCCATTCAACAGTTTGTGAATGATAGCTTTTCCAGTTTTTTGCTTAAAGACATTTTGTGTGTGTGGGGCAGGAACTGGAACTTGAGATTCATTTATATAGGTTACTCAAATAGCTtggaaatattttataactCGCATGAGTTTTGTTTCCTTTGTAAACAACTTGGAATATTtctgaaagaaaaagaaattttgagaTTTGCCCGATATGATTGTTCAATCAACCACAAATTTTGgaaaagatgaaaaatcttTGCTCTTCTGACTATTAAACCACCAAGCTGATAATTGAATGCAGGTTATAGGTATTCTTCAGGTTTGATTGTAAGGACCCAGACCTTAATTTATGCAAGTAGTTTATCCAATGGACGCACTAAAATAAAGGGACCAAGAGAAATACAGTTTGTCGCAAAAGGTATATCCATTCTTTTGTTGATAATAAGAACTTCTTCCTCTTGTCAACTTTCATTTTGGgaagtatataaattttataggaCCTCATTTTCACCTTCAGCTCAACCTGTGGCTGTGGAACTTGTAGAGGGTAAGTTAAGGGATCCCCAGACAAGTGGTGATGCTATACGTCAGCGCTTCCTTGACTTTTATGCTGCAAGAGGTCATAAGGTTCTTCCAAGTGCTTCTCTTGTCCCAGATGATCCGACAGTTCTATTGACAATTGCCGGAATGCTTCAGTTTAAGCCTATATTCCTTGGAAAGGTTCTACATGAGATTCCCAACTTTAAAGTCGTGGTTTACTTCTACATGAGATTCCCAATTTTACAGTTTGATATTTCTCCATATGCCTGGCAAAACTTTCTAGGACATCAAGCGAATATGTCTATGACATATGCATCTGAAGTTCCTTAAGTTTACCATTACTTAATCCACAAAGTTGTGAATATCTAGCATTCTAGTTCtttttgttaagttttttttttccagaggTTTTCTCCAAAGACTCTTTCAATGAAGGTCTTTTAGGGCATTTTTCTTCCAATCACAATTCTTCAATAAAATGGCAGATGTTCAACCAAAGTTTGAATCCTTTTTTTACGCGAAGTATTTGCCAAAGAAATTTTGCAGAAGCTGCCAAATGACTTTTCAATTCAGCAGGCATTTTTGTAAGCTAAAAAACATAGCGCTACTAATGAATGCATGGAATCACTTGGGGAGTTGGCATGGTCTGTCTCTTAAATAGTAAATGCACATCCATATCTTGATTATTCTTGTTCATATTTGTGTATCTTGTTTTGCTTTAACTGCTTTAAACAGAAGAAACCTTCTATTCCACCCATTTCAAATTGAGTGCTACATTTGATTTTATGAGGTTAGACTGaactttttattgttattacttgtatcattttttttatcttttgaaaaataaatcattctacatgaaaatataaattttttaaaaaaagagactTTATGAATATAGCATTTCGAAGCTTAATTATCTCATATTTGAAACATAAAACGTAATTGGTTTCTTACAAACTAAAATAATGTGATTCTCTTTCCTTATTTTACTGTGGGTGCAATATCAAACTGTAAAATTGCGTTTAAGAAATGTTGGTTTACTTTATTCAGGTTCCCAGGGAAGTACCTAGTGCAGCTACTTCTCAGAAATGCATCCGAACAAATGATATTGAGAATGTGGGTCGAACATCCCGACATCAAACATTCTTTGAGATGCTTGGAAATTTTAGTTTTGGAGATTATTTTAAGAAGGAAGCTATTAAGTGGGCATGGGAGCTCTCCACCTCTGAGTATGATAAGTCATGTTTATGCAGTCTCATAATCAGTTACTCTCTGTTCTACTTGATTGAAGTATGATGATACCATGTATAGTTGGAATATAACTGTGGAAGCATATTTTCTGCTTATATGGACCCCATCTCAAAAATGAGAAGATTAGAATGCCATAAACTGCAAACAGATACATCTAAATCATTGTTATATGATGGTTTCAGGCATAAAAGTAAGGACATAAACGAACTTGgctatttgttattttaaatttattagataTTTTAGGTTCTGAATATTAATCCTGCAAATATTCTGCTCCCAACTGGCTATTTGAAGTCCTATTTTTGAAGCCTATGATCTATGGACAATTATAATGGAGGATAGACTCGTATAATCATTCTCTGCATATCCTATTGTTGCCCAAATCAAAACTCATTTAGTAGAGTCCTCATACTAGACAAAGTTACTTGGGCTGCTTTTATGCACCAAGccagaaaaaaatatgatgttACAAAAGTGTGCAAACAATAGAAGCAGAAATTAAGCTGGAGCGTATTGTTTAGATGGCAGCAGCCGAAGCAAAAAAGGGGTGTTGAatattgtggttgttgttgttgacttGCTACAATAACTAGTTGTTTAGTTATAAGAGGACTCTAGTACTTcatttagattttaaattttgtttgatattttagATCGTTGAGatacttttttaagtttttgaatatttggTATGCAGATGTTTTATTTCAAGTGCCTTTTAAAACCCCATTGTTAATTAAACTTCAAGAGAGAAATTTCTATCATATTTTTCACCCTTCTAGCTGCTGCATCTTTTAGTAAACTGTAAACCCAACATATATATGCATTATGCAAACATATTTACAATTTTACCATTTTTTGTTCTTTGAACTGAAAAGAACTGATTGTTAAATAGTCTTTGTCTGCAGATATGGACTCCCAGCTGATAGATTATGGATTAGTGTTTACgaagatgatgatgaaactTTTGCACTATGGCATGATGAGGTACAACACTGAAAGATATGTCTGATGCATTATATCTTTAGTGAAGTAATAAGGTCAAACCCTTCTACAGTTAACTAGTTATGCACTTATGCATGCTAGGGATCAGGTAGACTGAACAGAGGTGTATTATGGTCATTCAAAGATACCTAGAGAACTTCCTTGCTTTCCAAGTGAAGTGAAGTGAAGTGAAGTAAAGTGTATCAAAAAGCCAAATACTGTATTTTAAGATCCTGAAATATGTAAACTGTGTTCAAACTAATATGAGTTTCAAGGCTAAAACAACGTCTCTCCATTATGGCTTAATCCGTGGAGATAACTCAAATAATGACTTAGAAGAACACATTTATTTTGATAAGTGAGAAgagcacattttattattaagcTACCTCAGTTTAACTCAAAGGAACCTCATCTATGTTGAAGTGTGCTCTGTCAGATATGAGAAGTCTATTGCAACCAAGTTTTAAGAATGACTGTATTTAGTTCACATTTTGATCTTGAATGGGATATCTTTTGAATTTCTTGGTCTGTAATCCTCTAACCATCAATACCTACAGATGGTACTCTACTATGAGAACCCACTCAGAGGTGCTAACACAGTTATCCTTGTTTCGTTCTGCAGCTAGGTATTCCTAAAGAGCGGATAAAAAGACTTGGAGAAGATGATAACTTCTGGACAAGTGGAGTTACCGGTCCCTGTGGTCCCTGCTCTGAACTTTATTACGATTTCCATCCCGAGAGGGGCACTTCTGATGTTGTAAGTATTAGAGGTTTAACATGCCTTTTCAGTTAAATTTCATGTTCAGGTGATGTggtctcatattttttttctttttcttctgttTTGCATTTATTTGCTCCTCTTCATTCTGTCTACCCCTGTGGTCTAAATATCAGGATCTTGGAGATGATACAAGATTTATAGAGTTCTACAACCTTGTTTTTATGCAATACAATAAGAAGGATGATGGTTCCCTTGAGCCTTTGAAGCAAAAGAATATAGATACTGGACTTGGTTTAGAGCGTATGGCCAGGATTCTGCAGAAGGTAATCATGAGACACAACAACATTTCTGAATGACTTTAGGAACAAATTAGGTATCAgatctctcttttcttttgctACTGGGTTATGTGGCAAAGAAAACCTCCCATAATTTTGgatttatgatattttgattagtatattattttcaagTTAATCAAAAGCCTCCCCACTCCCAATGTCCCCCTCAAAAAAGGATAACATAGAGGTTCTCCTCATTTTTGACAGGTCCCCAATAATTATGAAACAGACTTAATATTTCCCATCCTAGAGAAGGCTGCAGAATTGGCCAATGTCTCATATGCTCTTGCAGGTGACTCTACAAAAACAAAGCTTAAAGTACGTCGCACTATAAGATTGCAAGTCTTTTTGTTTGTGAACTGATTTACCTTCTAATATGTTGAAAGCCTTCTAATTCTGATCAATCCAGATAATAGGAGATCATATGCGTGCAGTTGTTTATCTGATATCTGATGGTGTCAACCCATCAAATATTGGTAGAGGGTATGTGGTACGTCGCCTCATTAGAAGGGTTGTTCGAACAGGCAGGTTACTTGGTGTAAAGGGAGATGGGATGGGTGATCTTCAAGGAGCATTTTTGCCAATTCTTGCCAAAAAGGTGATTGAACTAAGCACCAATATTGATGCTGATGTGAAGACAAGATCATCCCGCATACTTGAGGAATTGAGAAGGGAGGAGCTTCGTTTTGTCTTGACTCTAGAAAGGGGAGAAAAACTTCTTGAGCAGATGCTGGCAGATGCATTATTAAATATTCAGGGAACTGAGACTGCACCCTGTCTGTCGGGCAAGGATGCATTCATATTGTATGACACCTATGGATTTCCAGTGGAGATAACAAAGGAAGTTGCTGAAGAACGTGGAATCAGTATAGATATGAATAGCTTTGACATAGAAATGGAGAAGCAAAGACAGCTATCTCAGGCTGCACATGATACAGTTAAACTAGCAGTTGAAAATGGTGCAAACCATGCTGAAGATATCCCTGATACTGAGTTTCTTGGTTACAATACTCTCCATTCCAAGGCAGTGGTTGAGGGTTTGTTGGTAAATGGTAGTCCTGTAACACAAGTCTCCAAAGGAGGTGAAGTTGAAATTTTGCTGAACAGGACTCCATTTTATGCCGAGTCGGGAGGCCAAATTGGGGATAACGGTTTTCTATACATGATGGAGGCTGAAAATGGACAGAAAGCTATTGTAGAAATAAAAGATGTCCAAAAATCTATGGGTAATATATTTGTCCATAAAGGGACAATCACAGAAGGTACTATAGAGGTTGGCCGAGAAGTAGAAGCTGCTGTTGATGCAAACTTGAGACAGCGGGCTAAGGTATTATGCTGTATAATGTAGAAATTTGAATGGATGTCCATCATATTGAGGACAGAAGAACTGATTGATGTGAGATTCTTTAGTAGCATGGATTCTTGAATCATCTGTTTTAGCCTCGCAATTGCGTTTCAATTTTTGTTGATAACCATTAGTCTCCAGAACTTCTTTGGTCTAATCGAAGTTTATCTATTCTTATTTTGTGCTTCCTTTTAGGTTCACCATACAGCTACTCATTTACTTCAATCAGCACTCAAAAGAGTAATTGGTCAGGAAACATCTCAAGCAGGATCAATGGTTGCTTTTGATCGTCTTAGATTTGACTTCAACTTCCATCGATCTCTTCAAGACAAGGAACTCGAAGAAATCGAAGGTTTGATAAACCAATGGATTGGCGATGGCACAATTCTGGAAACAAAAGTCATGTCTTTGACTGACGCAAAAGGAGCTGGGGCGGTTGCTatgtttggagaaaaatatGGAGAACAGGTGGGGATTCTTCTGgatgctatttttttttctaattatgcTATTAAAGCTGATATGGAGTGACCAGCAGTCCTTCTCTTTTTTATGAGTATGTGAAACATTAAGATTAAGTTGTACACCGGTCCATTTTGAGGATAAGTCTAACAATGAGATTTTACCATGTATTAAAGTTCAACTTATTTAATTCGTGTCTTCCCTATTGAAAACCTATATAGGTACGCGTAGTTGAAGTTCCTGGCGTGTCGATGGAATTATGTGGTGGCACCCATGTCAGCAATACTGCTGAGATACGTGGCTTCAAAATCATATCAGAGCAGGGCATTGCATCGGGAATAAGGCGAATTGAAGCTGTAGCTGGAGATGCTTTCATTGAGTATGTCCTTACAAGAGATAACTACATGAAGCAGCTATGCTCCACTCTCAAAGTAAGGTTTCATGTACACTTTTTCAGTGGAGGATTTCTTCTACATTTTTCTTGTTCAACATGTTATGGGATATAACATTGTGGTTATCTGCCAAAATAACTGCAAGTAAATCAAGCAAAGTTTCAAGAAAAttattcttcaagaaaataatttttggagagcaaatatttggaaaatattgcgtttttttttattttataatatttgttgtaacttctgtattaatttttttaaataatatttttttgttttttcgggaaagtattttgatttgattctcAAAAACACTTGTGTACATTAAGTTGgtttcaatttttgaaattttgctaAACAACTAGGTAAATTACCTGAAAATAAATTGTTTGGTTCTTCCtatataaatagtgtaattAGGATAGTAAAGAAGTCATTGTTGTACGTCTATAAATGATCTAGTGGTAAAAGCTCTTGTACTTTTGATTAATTCTATGGTATTTTGAAGTAAAATCATACATCATGAAGGTAAAAGCAGAAGAAGTAACTGGCAGGGTAGACGGGCTTTTGGAAGAATTACGATTGACAAGAAATGAAGTTTCAGCTGCTCGGGCAAAAGCAGCAATCTATAAGGCATCAACACTTGCTAGCAGAGCGTTTACTATTGGAACTTCAAAAAGTATTAGGTAACACAAATGTTGTTATAACCATTGTCCTTgtaaaaaattcacatttttttcaattgaagtACACATGTCCACAGGCTTTTTTTGGGTTCCCTTGTTTATCTTGAAAGTTGTAATGTTTAGTGTAATATCTCAAACAAAAGACGCATAAACGATATTGCAATTCTAGTCCAGTGAAATCAGCTCATATAATGCGCATGAACTAAATTTTTCTGTCAGTGATATGGTTCTAATCTATCTTGCATCTTAAAGCCACTGCCGGTGCGACTTTGGGCTACAACTTACAAAAGAAGTAGATGAAacgtcctctaatgctttatcttttttgtttatgtGCTTAAATGTCGTAAATAAGTATCAACACTCTGATTCTTCTAACTTGTTAAAATGGATATTTTCCAGGCTCCTAGTTGAGTTCATGGATGATATTGATGCCGATTCACTTAAGAGTGCTGCAGAATATCTGGTGGATTCTTTGAAGGATCCAGCAGCTGTGGTTCTAGGATCATGCCCAGGAGAAGGAAAAGTTAGCCTTGTTGTTGCTCTAACACCAGGAGTTGTTAATCTCGGAATTAAAGCCGGTGAAGTTATAAAGCCTCTAGCTAAATCATGTGGTGGAGGAGGGGGTGGTCGGCCTAATTTCGCTCAAGCAGGTGGGAGGAAACCAGAGAACTTGCTAGGCGCTCTTGAAGAAGCTCGTGAACAGCTTAAAAATCTGCTTGAAAAATGATGTCTAATGATAGCATCATGAGTTTTCAGTTGGTGAAGCAGAATTGAAGTCCTTACTTATCGATGTTTGAAGTAAGTATCTCTTGCCACATATGATGCAAGACGTCTGCTTCCATCACAACAGCTCTACACAACTGGTTCAGATTCTCtcctttcttttatttgatccttagtttttctttctcatttgtGTGGTTAGCTGCTCTAGGTAGGAGAGGGAGGGAGTGTTGTAAATGGGGTTCTATACAGCATCA is part of the Solanum lycopersicum chromosome 1, SLM_r2.1 genome and harbors:
- the LOC101251229 gene encoding alanine--tRNA ligase, chloroplastic/mitochondrial isoform X2, yielding MTSLNFPKTGHGRDSILLFPTSCFQSKPFLPSSKGYRYSSGLIVRTQTLIYASSLSNGRTKIKGPREIQFVAKEGKLRDPQTSGDAIRQRFLDFYAARGHKVLPSASLVPDDPTVLLTIAGMLQFKPIFLGKVPREVPSAATSQKCIRTNDIENVGRTSRHQTFFEMLGNFSFGDYFKKEAIKWAWELSTSEYGLPADRLWISVYEDDDETFALWHDELGIPKERIKRLGEDDNFWTSGVTGPCGPCSELYYDFHPERGTSDVDLGDDTRFIEFYNLVFMQYNKKDDGSLEPLKQKNIDTGLGLERMARILQKVPNNYETDLIFPILEKAAELANVSYALAGDSTKTKLKIIGDHMRAVVYLISDGVNPSNIGRGYVVRRLIRRVVRTGRLLGVKGDGMGDLQGAFLPILAKKVIELSTNIDADVKTRSSRILEELRREELRFVLTLERGEKLLEQMLADALLNIQGTETAPCLSGKDAFILYDTYGFPVEITKEVAEERGISIDMNSFDIEMEKQRQLSQAAHDTVKLAVENGANHAEDIPDTEFLGYNTLHSKAVVEGLLVNGSPVTQVSKGGEVEILLNRTPFYAESGGQIGDNGFLYMMEAENGQKAIVEIKDVQKSMGNIFVHKGTITEGTIEVGREVEAAVDANLRQRAKVHHTATHLLQSALKRVIGQETSQAGSMVAFDRLRFDFNFHRSLQDKELEEIEGLINQWIGDGTILETKVMSLTDAKGAGAVAMFGEKYGEQVRVVEVPGVSMELCGGTHVSNTAEIRGFKIISEQGIASGIRRIEAVAGDAFIEYVLTRDNYMKQLCSTLKVKAEEVTGRVDGLLEELRLTRNEVSAARAKAAIYKASTLASRAFTIGTSKSIRLLVEFMDDIDADSLKSAAEYLVDSLKDPAAVVLGSCPGEGKVSLVVALTPGVVNLGIKAGEVIKPLAKSCGGGGGGRPNFAQAGGRKPENLLGALEEAREQLKNLLEK
- the LOC101251229 gene encoding alanine--tRNA ligase, chloroplastic/mitochondrial isoform X1, with protein sequence MTSLNFPKTGHGRDSILLFPTSCFQSKPFLPSSKGYRYSSGLIVRTQTLIYASSLSNGRTKIKGPREIQFVAKAQPVAVELVEGKLRDPQTSGDAIRQRFLDFYAARGHKVLPSASLVPDDPTVLLTIAGMLQFKPIFLGKVPREVPSAATSQKCIRTNDIENVGRTSRHQTFFEMLGNFSFGDYFKKEAIKWAWELSTSEYGLPADRLWISVYEDDDETFALWHDELGIPKERIKRLGEDDNFWTSGVTGPCGPCSELYYDFHPERGTSDVDLGDDTRFIEFYNLVFMQYNKKDDGSLEPLKQKNIDTGLGLERMARILQKVPNNYETDLIFPILEKAAELANVSYALAGDSTKTKLKIIGDHMRAVVYLISDGVNPSNIGRGYVVRRLIRRVVRTGRLLGVKGDGMGDLQGAFLPILAKKVIELSTNIDADVKTRSSRILEELRREELRFVLTLERGEKLLEQMLADALLNIQGTETAPCLSGKDAFILYDTYGFPVEITKEVAEERGISIDMNSFDIEMEKQRQLSQAAHDTVKLAVENGANHAEDIPDTEFLGYNTLHSKAVVEGLLVNGSPVTQVSKGGEVEILLNRTPFYAESGGQIGDNGFLYMMEAENGQKAIVEIKDVQKSMGNIFVHKGTITEGTIEVGREVEAAVDANLRQRAKVHHTATHLLQSALKRVIGQETSQAGSMVAFDRLRFDFNFHRSLQDKELEEIEGLINQWIGDGTILETKVMSLTDAKGAGAVAMFGEKYGEQVRVVEVPGVSMELCGGTHVSNTAEIRGFKIISEQGIASGIRRIEAVAGDAFIEYVLTRDNYMKQLCSTLKVKAEEVTGRVDGLLEELRLTRNEVSAARAKAAIYKASTLASRAFTIGTSKSIRLLVEFMDDIDADSLKSAAEYLVDSLKDPAAVVLGSCPGEGKVSLVVALTPGVVNLGIKAGEVIKPLAKSCGGGGGGRPNFAQAGGRKPENLLGALEEAREQLKNLLEK